The Cylindrospermopsis curvispora GIHE-G1 genome contains a region encoding:
- a CDS encoding RAMP superfamily CRISPR-associated protein — protein sequence MVFDRGPKPGNNQPNKNQAPKRQQNQQKNIDEEIPSPWLERPDNTLPEPDQAAGFVEYLRWMRAAEYPDKDTANISKLRILQMIEENANYSDRLGQLNKRTELIAGENNCFPVTCPWRIRVGGHRGPESTLLPAFDALGMPFIPSSTLRGVARNQAIEDFIKQGKSLQEAETEVMKYFGGLDAIERDHTGKVIFLDAYPFLDAYPTPTNKTGGLSVDITNNIWEWGDNNQLNYKPNPQAFLSLQKAKFLIGIRPTNYCQPNEFNKIKVWLISGLQNGIGSQVNTGYGTLVTDQNQEINQYFWQIPFTLKGQLIHGIQKFKKLNNPYEKNDRGGLKKDTENNLKPYTSPVNEVRSIAFKSMLRYWFRALASGVLSTTDVKTLEAILFGAITPQTRGWVKFQITNSEIIPSQKQGNNYTCGEQSGKLILSYSSEAPLDKQNAIKKLFTNLTWMMFHLGGVGQGARRPCYSRQNRANPKPPWRGSTLIPESEDKFWELPETIREFQKLFRQRLQEFYDALKELTGHNINYQQLRTVGQVRLDKWSQAVDSNCRIIVCTGDANYEKPYALTVLHQKEFKQDVNVCGKAEKPSPVWIADLDNYQVVTVFGVTVNNNPRHKFVQTLRDGTSTQEFAQIFPLP from the coding sequence ATGGTATTTGATAGAGGTCCAAAACCGGGAAATAATCAGCCCAATAAAAATCAAGCTCCTAAGCGTCAGCAAAATCAGCAAAAAAACATTGATGAAGAAATTCCTTCTCCCTGGTTAGAACGTCCTGATAATACTCTTCCTGAACCTGATCAGGCGGCTGGTTTTGTGGAATACCTGCGGTGGATGCGTGCAGCAGAATATCCAGATAAAGATACTGCCAATATTTCTAAATTAAGAATATTGCAGATGATAGAGGAAAACGCGAATTATAGCGATCGCCTCGGTCAACTCAACAAACGTACAGAACTCATTGCTGGTGAAAATAATTGCTTTCCTGTAACTTGTCCTTGGCGAATACGAGTTGGTGGACATAGAGGACCTGAAAGTACCTTGTTACCTGCTTTTGATGCTTTAGGTATGCCTTTTATTCCTTCCAGCACCCTACGCGGAGTCGCCAGAAATCAAGCCATAGAGGACTTTATTAAACAAGGTAAAAGCCTCCAAGAAGCTGAAACAGAAGTGATGAAATATTTTGGTGGACTAGATGCAATAGAAAGAGACCATACAGGTAAAGTCATTTTTTTAGATGCTTACCCTTTTTTAGATGCTTACCCTACTCCTACAAATAAAACCGGAGGCTTATCTGTTGACATCACCAATAATATTTGGGAATGGGGTGATAATAATCAACTGAATTATAAACCAAATCCTCAAGCGTTTTTATCTCTTCAAAAAGCTAAATTTTTGATTGGTATTCGTCCTACTAATTATTGCCAACCAAACGAATTTAACAAGATTAAAGTATGGTTAATTTCGGGATTACAAAATGGCATTGGCTCTCAAGTTAATACAGGATACGGAACATTAGTTACTGACCAAAATCAAGAGATCAATCAGTATTTTTGGCAAATTCCATTCACTCTAAAAGGACAACTTATACATGGTATACAAAAATTCAAAAAACTCAATAACCCTTATGAGAAAAATGACAGAGGAGGTTTAAAAAAAGATACTGAAAACAATTTAAAACCTTATACTTCTCCGGTAAATGAAGTTAGAAGTATAGCTTTTAAATCCATGTTACGTTATTGGTTTCGTGCCTTGGCATCAGGTGTATTATCTACTACCGATGTAAAAACATTAGAAGCTATTTTATTCGGTGCAATTACACCACAAACTAGAGGCTGGGTAAAATTTCAAATCACCAATAGCGAAATTATTCCATCTCAAAAACAAGGTAATAATTATACTTGTGGGGAACAATCGGGAAAATTAATACTCAGTTATTCATCAGAAGCACCTTTAGACAAACAGAATGCCATTAAGAAATTATTCACCAATTTAACGTGGATGATGTTTCACCTAGGAGGAGTAGGACAAGGAGCAAGAAGACCATGTTATTCTCGTCAAAACCGGGCTAATCCTAAACCTCCTTGGCGTGGTTCAACACTTATCCCAGAAAGTGAGGATAAGTTTTGGGAATTACCAGAGACAATACGAGAATTTCAGAAACTATTTAGACAACGATTACAGGAATTTTATGATGCACTTAAAGAACTAACAGGTCATAATATTAATTATCAACAACTACGTACAGTTGGTCAGGTAAGACTGGATAAATGGAGTCAAGCAGTGGATAGTAACTGCCGTATCATTGTCTGTACTGGAGATGCTAACTATGAAAAACCCTACGCACTGACTGTACTGCACCAAAAGGAATTCAAACAAGACGTTAACGTTTGTGGGAAAGCTGAAAAACCCTCTCCTGTCTGGATAGCGGATTTAGATAATTATCAAGTAGTAACAGTGTTTGGTGTTACTGTAAACAACAACCCAAGACATAAATTTGTACAAACATTGCGTGATGGTACATCCACACAAGAATTTGCTCAAATTTTCCCCCTCCCCTAG
- a CDS encoding S1 RNA-binding domain-containing protein: MAIKINVNDQERYLPIDPLSEPNQDKSGLTPEEINMWEKPYLYFQSSGLYSELGFTANVPSSRELTERLLASYQDNPEYWTERIFPPRIWGVIEKAITMGINQAYIIVSNQKVEQKNPTARNKDTAHLYPIIEKWFATKLPNFTLIPEYIPEDIPLIDSDLLFKFYFDFFTRLRTAEEKNQRQKKLLKVGETVLAKVISFENQGQGIFVETIEGVKGFIHIDNISQTQVDFHDIRSILTINSLVYGLVIKIDNGKYKLSTKELEETPGEIINNPQAFFNRVPVQQTINLQSESELEEKELMLISVKGGTNQMKTALQLQGISVSAFKRLLFINPLLSIPSVFAGQPSSCELESYWRYMRTHKYQTIRLLLERWDFDGAIQILTDWQEYLSYLINQGIVDQENTADDQVINKLEQSSDTSELILTALKFARACLNLDFQTAPKFAQRGIQAIAKYPHATIFNKFHDGVTEYKNFPNRLLHLYSLNRIYWQLDQIAIFLAYISSFYEEVLHGLIRKIVGKDNYLNEKWEIDVRKIDQKTWDIFVSLERTGNPRFTDWERSRRQNFQLVSRYSKRNLIEALVKIRNNKDEQQYWQSLCDRLKKLDYWATKRNELIHTAKGLSKELMREISDNYIPEKNQPQPCAADEILTVMAEITKNELIGLKTIYRNNFIGDDVDYYIYTSVRNWVVETLISDGVQ, from the coding sequence TTGGCCATTAAAATCAACGTTAATGATCAAGAACGTTATTTACCAATTGACCCACTTTCTGAACCTAATCAAGATAAATCAGGATTAACTCCTGAAGAAATAAATATGTGGGAAAAACCTTATTTATATTTCCAATCTAGCGGATTATACTCTGAATTAGGTTTTACTGCGAATGTACCGAGCAGTCGCGAACTTACGGAAAGATTATTAGCGTCTTATCAAGATAATCCTGAATACTGGACTGAGCGGATTTTTCCGCCTCGAATTTGGGGTGTTATTGAAAAAGCTATAACAATGGGGATTAACCAAGCATATATAATTGTCAGTAACCAAAAAGTTGAGCAGAAAAACCCAACAGCCCGCAATAAAGATACTGCACATCTATATCCAATAATTGAAAAATGGTTTGCTACTAAACTACCTAACTTTACACTGATTCCCGAATACATACCCGAAGATATACCGTTAATAGATTCGGATTTATTGTTTAAATTTTACTTTGATTTTTTTACCAGACTCAGAACAGCAGAAGAAAAAAATCAAAGACAGAAAAAATTACTTAAAGTTGGTGAAACAGTTCTCGCTAAAGTGATTAGCTTTGAAAATCAAGGTCAAGGAATATTTGTAGAAACCATAGAAGGTGTTAAGGGTTTTATTCACATTGACAATATTTCACAGACTCAGGTTGATTTCCATGATATCAGAAGTATTTTAACAATTAATTCTTTAGTTTATGGGCTAGTCATTAAAATTGATAACGGCAAATATAAATTATCTACAAAAGAATTGGAGGAAACACCAGGAGAAATCATCAATAATCCACAAGCATTTTTTAATAGAGTGCCAGTGCAACAAACAATAAATTTACAATCTGAATCTGAATTGGAAGAAAAAGAATTAATGTTGATTAGCGTCAAAGGTGGCACTAACCAAATGAAAACCGCACTTCAACTTCAAGGTATTTCTGTATCCGCATTTAAACGCCTATTATTTATTAATCCTCTACTTTCCATTCCTAGTGTTTTTGCAGGTCAACCATCTAGCTGTGAATTAGAATCTTATTGGCGTTATATGCGTACTCATAAGTACCAAACCATTAGATTATTGTTAGAACGCTGGGATTTTGATGGTGCAATTCAAATTCTCACTGACTGGCAAGAATATCTTAGTTATTTAATTAATCAAGGTATTGTAGACCAAGAGAATACAGCAGATGATCAAGTTATTAATAAACTGGAACAAAGTAGCGACACTAGCGAATTAATTTTAACAGCTTTGAAATTTGCCCGTGCTTGTTTGAACCTAGATTTTCAAACAGCCCCAAAATTTGCGCAACGAGGAATACAAGCAATAGCTAAATATCCTCATGCTACTATTTTCAATAAATTTCATGATGGGGTAACAGAGTATAAAAATTTTCCAAATAGACTACTGCATTTATACTCCTTGAACAGAATTTATTGGCAACTTGACCAAATTGCCATTTTTCTTGCCTATATTTCTTCATTCTATGAAGAAGTGCTACATGGATTAATTCGTAAAATAGTAGGTAAAGATAATTATTTAAATGAAAAATGGGAAATAGATGTGCGAAAAATTGATCAAAAAACTTGGGATATATTTGTCAGTTTAGAACGGACTGGCAATCCTAGATTTACAGACTGGGAAAGGTCACGCAGACAAAATTTTCAGTTAGTGAGTCGTTACAGTAAACGTAATTTAATTGAAGCTTTAGTGAAGATTCGCAACAATAAAGATGAACAACAATATTGGCAAAGTCTATGCGATAGGTTAAAAAAACTAGACTATTGGGCTACGAAAAGAAACGAATTAATTCATACGGCTAAAGGATTATCAAAAGAATTAATGCGTGAAATAAGTGATAACTACATTCCTGAAAAAAATCAACCACAACCTTGTGCGGCTGATGAAATTTTAACTGTGATGGCAGAAATTACCAAAAATGAGTTGATTGGGCTAAAAACTATTTATCGTAATAATTTTATTGGTGATGATGTAGATTATTATATCTACACGTCAGTGCGAAACTGGGTAGTGGAAACACTCATTAGTGATGGTGTGCAGTGA